A genomic window from Winogradskyella sp. J14-2 includes:
- a CDS encoding AIR synthase related protein, whose amino-acid sequence MSNSVSKRYAQRGVSASKEDVHNAIKNIDKGLFPKAFCKIVPDYLANDDDYCIIMHADGAGTKSSLAYMYWKETGDLSVWKGIAQDALIMNIDDLLCVGATENIMLSSTIGRNKNRIPGEVISAIINGTEDLIEDLRNFGVTIHSTGGETADVGDLVRTIIVDSTVTARMKRSDVIDNANISEGDVIVGLESSGQATYETEYNGGMGSNGLTSARHDVFSKYLAKKYPESFDPSVPKDLVYTGNTKLTDAIENSPLNAGKLVLSPTRTYAPIIKEILKTYKSDTVHGMVHCSGGAQTKILHFVDKLHVIKDNMFSIPPLFKLIQEQSKTDWKEMYQVFNCGHRMELYVKPDIAKDIIGISKSFNVDAKIIGRVETSETKKLTITSEYGTFTY is encoded by the coding sequence ATGAGTAATTCTGTAAGCAAGAGATATGCGCAAAGAGGTGTTTCTGCCTCAAAAGAAGATGTGCACAATGCCATAAAAAACATAGATAAAGGTTTATTTCCTAAAGCCTTTTGCAAAATAGTACCAGATTATCTGGCCAATGATGACGATTACTGCATAATTATGCACGCGGATGGAGCAGGTACCAAATCCTCTCTAGCTTACATGTATTGGAAAGAAACAGGAGACCTATCGGTTTGGAAAGGTATAGCTCAAGATGCTTTAATTATGAATATTGACGATCTGCTTTGTGTTGGAGCAACAGAAAATATTATGCTGTCATCTACAATTGGAAGAAATAAAAATCGTATTCCAGGCGAAGTAATCTCGGCTATTATTAATGGTACAGAAGATCTAATAGAAGACTTAAGGAATTTTGGAGTTACCATCCACTCAACAGGTGGTGAAACTGCAGATGTTGGAGATTTGGTGAGAACCATAATTGTAGACTCAACTGTTACGGCTCGTATGAAGCGATCAGATGTAATAGATAACGCTAATATTTCTGAAGGAGATGTTATAGTAGGTTTAGAATCGTCTGGTCAGGCAACCTACGAAACTGAGTACAATGGTGGTATGGGTAGTAATGGGTTAACGTCTGCGAGACACGATGTGTTTTCAAAATATTTAGCTAAAAAGTATCCCGAAAGTTTTGATCCTTCAGTGCCAAAAGATTTAGTGTATACTGGTAATACAAAACTAACCGATGCCATAGAGAATTCTCCATTAAATGCAGGTAAATTAGTATTGTCACCTACTAGAACTTATGCACCAATAATTAAAGAAATACTTAAAACATACAAGAGTGATACAGTCCATGGTATGGTACACTGTAGTGGTGGCGCTCAAACAAAGATTCTTCACTTTGTAGACAAGCTTCACGTTATAAAAGATAATATGTTTAGTATTCCACCGTTGTTTAAGCTTATACAAGAACAGTCTAAAACAGATTGGAAAGAAATGTATCAAGTATTTAACTGTGGTCATCGTATGGAGTTGTATGTAAAGCCAGACATTGCTAAAGACATTATTGGGATTTCAAAATCGTTTAATGTTGATGCTAAGATTATCGGCAGAGTAGAAACTTCAGAAACTAAAAAACTAACAATTACAAGCGAATACGGCACATTTACATATTAA
- a CDS encoding DUF3078 domain-containing protein, whose protein sequence is MQYIKRLIFVCFFLMSITAGAQPDSLFFVDPTSKLDLGWNTKNEVGLTLNQVSFTNWNAGGTNSISAILSGRAVAKYRAETYFWNSSLSLRYGLNKQEDRALFKTEDVIEVISNFGLEKSPESNWFYSARFSFNTQFANGFSSPNDNNPISRFMAPGYVFLGAGMEYGRHINRFSLYASPLTLKTTFVLDEALANQGAFGVEPAIYDMDGNVIKRGENIRQEFGVLFTGQFEDDIFENIKLNSRLRLYTDYLVNFGNVDVDWEVNLDMKVNKFVQATLGSHIRYDHDIKSEVETNEITNEEVVIEGPRIQWKQLLGVGVVVDLDSLVSNASQP, encoded by the coding sequence ATGCAATACATAAAGCGATTAATATTTGTTTGTTTCTTTTTAATGTCTATTACGGCTGGTGCGCAACCAGACTCACTTTTTTTTGTAGACCCTACATCAAAACTAGATTTAGGTTGGAATACTAAAAACGAAGTAGGCCTCACACTAAACCAAGTCTCATTTACCAACTGGAATGCTGGTGGTACCAACTCAATTTCAGCAATTCTTAGTGGTAGAGCCGTAGCCAAATATAGAGCAGAAACATACTTTTGGAATTCTTCATTAAGTCTACGTTACGGCTTAAATAAGCAAGAGGATAGAGCATTGTTTAAAACAGAAGACGTTATAGAGGTGATTTCTAACTTTGGTTTAGAGAAAAGTCCAGAAAGTAATTGGTTTTATTCTGCAAGGTTTAGTTTTAATACTCAATTTGCAAATGGATTCAGCAGCCCTAATGATAATAACCCGATTTCAAGATTTATGGCACCAGGCTATGTGTTTTTGGGAGCAGGTATGGAGTATGGAAGACATATAAATAGGTTTTCTCTTTATGCTTCACCATTAACATTAAAAACAACATTTGTACTAGACGAAGCCCTCGCAAACCAAGGCGCATTTGGGGTAGAACCTGCAATTTATGACATGGATGGAAACGTTATAAAGCGAGGTGAAAATATTCGTCAGGAATTTGGTGTGTTATTCACAGGGCAATTTGAAGATGATATTTTTGAGAATATAAAATTAAATTCACGATTAAGATTGTATACAGACTACTTGGTAAATTTTGGTAATGTTGATGTAGATTGGGAAGTTAACTTAGATATGAAAGTCAACAAATTCGTTCAGGCAACCCTTGGCTCGCACATAAGATATGACCACGACATTAAATCTGAGGTTGAAACCAATGAAATTACTAATGAAGAGGTCGTTATTGAAGGTCCTAGAATTCAATGGAAACAATTGCTAGGTGTTGGTGTTGTTGTAGACTTAGATAGTCTAGTAAGCAACGCTTCTCAACCTTGA
- a CDS encoding ABC transporter ATP-binding protein, producing the protein MVLEVDNIELNFKNKRILSGIYLRAETGKVTSILGSNGSGKSSLLNIIFGNLKPKYKLIRVDGKAVLKPLYKTGIIKYLPQYHFIPNGISIKTAFQLFDVDWKAFVDTFGTFERYATYKAHKLSGGERRVIETYIVLKSKSSITILDEPFSHIAPLYIETIKTLIKKEKKQKIILISDHLYKHIIESSDAIYLLKNASSKAINNIKELEDYRYLSEGQLK; encoded by the coding sequence ATGGTTCTTGAAGTAGATAATATAGAATTAAATTTTAAAAACAAACGAATTTTAAGTGGCATTTACTTAAGGGCTGAAACAGGTAAAGTTACTTCAATTTTGGGAAGTAATGGCAGTGGAAAAAGCAGTTTACTAAATATAATTTTTGGAAATCTTAAACCAAAATATAAGCTCATAAGGGTAGATGGTAAAGCCGTATTAAAACCGCTTTACAAAACAGGAATTATAAAATACTTACCTCAATATCATTTTATCCCAAATGGCATAAGTATAAAAACTGCTTTTCAACTTTTTGATGTAGATTGGAAAGCTTTTGTAGATACTTTTGGCACTTTTGAAAGATATGCCACCTACAAAGCACATAAGCTTTCTGGTGGTGAGCGACGGGTTATTGAGACCTACATTGTATTAAAATCTAAAAGCAGTATTACCATATTAGACGAACCCTTTTCTCATATTGCACCTTTGTATATTGAAACCATAAAAACACTGATTAAAAAAGAAAAGAAACAAAAAATAATTCTTATTTCTGATCATCTTTATAAACACATCATTGAAAGCTCAGACGCTATTTACCTATTAAAAAATGCCAGCTCTAAAGCCATAAATAATATAAAAGAGCTAGAAGATTACAGATACTTGAGTGAAGGGCAACTAAAGTAA